A genomic window from Bdellovibrio sp. SKB1291214 includes:
- a CDS encoding efflux RND transporter permease subunit, translating to MNLIDLSIRRPVFAWVIMFALIVFGAICMNRMGISQLPDVDFPIVSVSVTYEGAAPEVVEAELVDPIEERLLAIEGIKEMRSSARQGTGVVTLEFDINRNVDVVLQEVQTALSQLRLPQGVDPAVVRKQNPEEDPIMIVSIYGDASLKDMLNWTNNYLLDQLRFLPGIGEVSIGGFSERNLRIWLDVDKLAKNYLTVNDVVAALASQHLESAAGQFTEKDRELRVRWLGEATNTKEVGDIQILNRGGQRIQEDRAIYIRDVARVEDGLSDVRRIARFEGRQAVAMQVRKQRGTNEVQVADAVHKKLAEIKDSFPKGYNYRINVDYTRSTEATVHLTLEKLWVAALITIVICFLFLGSIPAAINILFSIPTSIVGTFTILYFSGFTLNLFTLLALTLSISIVVDDAIMLLENIIRHYRMGKGSAKAASDGSKEVLPAAIAATLAVVAVFLPVVFMDGIIGKFFFQFGITMSAAVLLSLLEAVTITPMRAAAFLSSEPKVSKLEHYLDVVFENFSHAYQKVLKITLNWKYAVVIASLIFFTISMFLVTKVRQEFVPAQDQNFIVINAQAAPGTSLQATSDMAKQMEDILHQNPNIEGFVTSIGGGGGSSNVNQAFIPVTLKPRAEREQNHVQIMNDLRQKFKAVKGMRISMRDVSARNLSSGRQNPLAINLRGSDLDILQKKSQELIERLEKEKLAVDLDSDFRSGIPELILKPDRKAMADRGVSIETVGELLQAGIGGLRQGRYTADGRRYDVRFKINEDQVQKESDFKRLYVRNNFGNLIPLSQLVKIEESGAIQSISRVNRQRAISVFGNLYPGQSQSAVLQRTAEIAKEILPPGYSYALEGASAGFAQSFQSLYSALAVGILVAYLILAVQFNSFIHPIAVLVALPFSVSGALMALWIFDVSLNLFSFIGLIVLMGIAKKNSILLVEFTNQVRKHNKESIMSAILEACPVRLRPILMTSVATIAAAAPLIVGTGIGSETRLPMGLAIVGGTIVSTILTLFVVPALYLMLTPLERTKEVKL from the coding sequence ATGAACTTGATTGATCTTTCCATTCGTCGACCCGTCTTTGCCTGGGTCATCATGTTTGCCCTAATCGTCTTTGGGGCTATTTGCATGAATCGCATGGGTATCAGCCAACTGCCTGACGTGGATTTTCCTATCGTCAGCGTGTCGGTTACCTACGAAGGAGCAGCCCCAGAGGTTGTCGAGGCGGAACTTGTCGATCCGATCGAAGAGCGACTTCTTGCCATAGAAGGTATCAAAGAAATGCGCTCCTCCGCTCGTCAAGGTACGGGAGTGGTCACTCTGGAATTTGACATCAACCGAAATGTTGATGTGGTTCTTCAAGAGGTACAAACAGCTTTAAGCCAACTCCGTCTTCCACAAGGTGTTGACCCTGCCGTAGTCAGAAAACAAAACCCCGAAGAAGACCCCATCATGATCGTTTCCATCTATGGTGACGCTTCCCTGAAGGATATGCTTAATTGGACCAACAATTATCTTTTGGATCAATTACGCTTCTTGCCGGGAATCGGTGAAGTCAGCATTGGTGGATTCAGTGAAAGAAATCTGCGCATCTGGTTGGATGTTGATAAGCTCGCGAAAAATTATCTAACCGTTAATGACGTTGTTGCAGCTCTTGCAAGTCAGCATTTAGAAAGTGCCGCAGGTCAGTTCACCGAGAAAGACCGTGAACTGCGTGTGCGATGGCTTGGTGAAGCGACAAACACCAAAGAGGTTGGTGATATTCAAATTCTGAATCGTGGGGGTCAGAGAATTCAAGAAGACCGTGCCATCTATATTCGTGACGTTGCCAGAGTGGAGGACGGCCTATCTGATGTCCGTCGTATCGCTCGCTTTGAAGGTCGACAAGCAGTCGCTATGCAAGTTCGTAAGCAACGCGGAACAAATGAAGTTCAAGTTGCTGATGCCGTTCATAAAAAACTGGCTGAAATTAAAGATAGCTTTCCCAAAGGGTACAACTATCGAATCAATGTCGATTATACCCGTTCAACAGAGGCGACCGTTCATCTCACATTGGAAAAACTTTGGGTAGCCGCTTTAATAACAATCGTTATCTGTTTCTTGTTCTTAGGAAGCATTCCTGCGGCGATTAATATCCTATTTTCAATTCCGACCTCGATTGTCGGCACTTTTACGATTCTATACTTCTCGGGATTCACGTTAAATCTCTTTACCCTTTTGGCATTAACTCTTTCCATCTCAATCGTCGTGGATGATGCCATTATGCTTTTAGAAAACATCATTCGCCATTATCGAATGGGCAAGGGCTCTGCAAAAGCAGCCTCTGATGGTTCGAAAGAAGTTTTGCCAGCAGCTATTGCTGCAACTTTAGCCGTCGTTGCCGTTTTCTTACCCGTGGTTTTCATGGACGGAATTATCGGCAAGTTTTTCTTCCAATTCGGTATCACGATGAGTGCTGCTGTTTTATTGTCACTGCTTGAAGCAGTGACGATCACCCCGATGCGTGCAGCTGCATTCCTTAGCAGCGAGCCAAAGGTTTCAAAACTGGAACATTACTTGGATGTGGTATTTGAAAACTTCTCACACGCCTATCAAAAAGTTTTGAAAATAACATTAAACTGGAAATATGCGGTTGTGATTGCATCCTTGATTTTCTTTACGATTTCGATGTTTTTAGTCACGAAGGTCCGTCAGGAATTCGTGCCTGCGCAAGATCAAAACTTTATCGTGATCAACGCGCAAGCTGCACCTGGAACTTCTTTGCAGGCGACAAGTGATATGGCTAAACAAATGGAAGATATCCTGCATCAGAATCCCAATATCGAAGGTTTTGTAACCTCGATCGGTGGAGGTGGCGGATCGTCGAATGTCAATCAGGCCTTTATCCCAGTGACGTTAAAACCTCGTGCCGAACGTGAACAAAATCACGTGCAAATCATGAATGATCTGCGCCAAAAGTTTAAAGCTGTTAAAGGCATGAGAATTTCAATGCGTGACGTTTCTGCACGAAACCTTTCGTCAGGTCGTCAGAATCCATTAGCTATCAATTTAAGAGGCTCTGATTTAGATATTCTGCAAAAGAAATCCCAAGAACTGATTGAGCGCTTAGAAAAAGAAAAATTGGCTGTGGATTTGGACAGTGATTTCAGATCAGGAATCCCAGAGTTGATTTTAAAGCCGGATCGCAAAGCTATGGCTGACCGTGGTGTTTCTATTGAAACCGTGGGTGAGCTTTTACAAGCTGGTATTGGAGGGCTTCGCCAGGGACGCTACACTGCGGATGGGCGCCGTTATGATGTCAGATTTAAAATCAATGAAGACCAAGTTCAGAAAGAAAGCGATTTCAAAAGACTTTATGTGCGCAATAACTTTGGGAATTTGATTCCGTTGTCGCAACTTGTGAAAATTGAAGAGTCAGGGGCCATCCAAAGTATCAGCCGTGTTAATCGTCAACGTGCGATTTCTGTCTTTGGTAACTTGTATCCAGGCCAATCTCAGTCAGCAGTTTTGCAAAGAACGGCAGAGATTGCTAAAGAGATTTTACCGCCCGGGTATTCATACGCCCTTGAAGGTGCCTCTGCTGGTTTTGCACAATCCTTCCAAAGCCTTTACTCGGCCCTGGCCGTGGGAATCTTGGTGGCTTATCTGATCCTGGCAGTGCAATTCAACTCCTTCATTCACCCGATCGCCGTGCTTGTGGCGCTTCCGTTCAGTGTGAGTGGTGCTTTGATGGCCTTATGGATCTTTGATGTGTCCCTGAACCTGTTTAGCTTCATCGGTTTGATTGTATTGATGGGTATCGCGAAAAAGAACTCAATCCTGCTTGTGGAGTTTACAAATCAAGTTCGAAAACATAATAAGGAAAGCATCATGTCTGCAATCCTTGAAGCCTGCCCGGTCCGTTTAAGACCCATTCTGATGACTTCTGTCGCAACGATTGCTGCTGCAGCCCCATTGATCGTGGGAACAGGCATCGGCTCTGAAACCCGCTTGCCGATGGGTCTGGCCATCGTCGGCGGTACGATCGTATCAACGATTTTGACTCTGTTTGTGGTACCAGCTTTGTATTTGATGCTGACACCCCTTGAGCGAACCAAAGAAGTAAAACTTTAA
- a CDS encoding response regulator transcription factor, which translates to MKDKRINTKDLVNKIEKITKARIASQDVVDLDQFREAKKKLDPKVILVIEDDETMRSAMKRILESEGYVTKLAADATELSTVLDDHPVDLILLDVGLPWVNGFELAQLLKENKDLKKIPLVFVSGKASEEDMKQAFEIGADDYIKKPFDVDKLKKTVETLLKMNP; encoded by the coding sequence ATGAAAGACAAAAGAATTAACACCAAGGATTTGGTTAATAAGATTGAAAAGATCACGAAGGCTCGTATTGCGAGTCAAGATGTGGTTGATTTGGATCAGTTCCGTGAGGCTAAGAAAAAGCTAGATCCTAAAGTGATCTTGGTGATCGAGGACGACGAGACAATGCGTTCCGCGATGAAAAGAATCCTTGAAAGTGAAGGCTATGTGACTAAGCTTGCGGCTGATGCCACAGAACTTTCAACTGTGTTGGATGATCATCCAGTGGATTTGATTCTTTTGGATGTTGGTCTGCCATGGGTAAATGGTTTTGAGCTTGCGCAATTGCTTAAAGAAAACAAAGACCTTAAAAAGATTCCTTTGGTATTTGTTTCCGGTAAAGCGTCTGAGGAAGACATGAAGCAAGCGTTCGAAATCGGGGCAGATGATTACATCAAGAAACCTTTCGACGTCGATAAGCTTAAGAAGACAGTGGAAACGCTTCTTAAGATGAATCCTTAA
- the trxB gene encoding thioredoxin-disulfide reductase, translating into MSEDQKIENVIIIGSGPAGLTAAVYTGRANLEPLMIEGEEAGGQLMITTEVENYPGFEHGVTGPDLISVMRKQAERFGTRFITRNVTKVDFSQRPFKVWVGEKLHLAKSIIISTGASAKYLGLPSEKTYMNRGVSACATCDGAFFRNQEIIVVGGGDTAMEEAQFLTRFASKVYVVHRRDHFRASKIMADRTMKNPKIQVIWDSEVVEVLGDGKSMTGAKVHNIKTGETQTMNVTGLFIAIGHKPTTDLFKGMLDMNETGYLVTQPNTTYTNIPGVFAAGDVQDSVYRQAITAAGTGCMAAIDAERWLEAQAHH; encoded by the coding sequence ATGTCTGAAGATCAAAAAATTGAAAACGTCATCATCATCGGATCTGGACCTGCGGGTCTTACTGCTGCAGTTTACACGGGTCGTGCAAACTTGGAGCCTTTGATGATCGAAGGTGAAGAAGCTGGTGGTCAGTTGATGATCACAACTGAAGTTGAAAATTACCCAGGTTTTGAACACGGGGTAACCGGTCCTGACTTGATCTCTGTGATGAGAAAACAAGCAGAGCGTTTCGGCACTCGCTTTATCACACGCAACGTAACGAAGGTTGATTTTTCACAACGTCCTTTCAAGGTTTGGGTGGGTGAGAAACTTCATTTGGCAAAATCAATTATCATTTCTACGGGTGCAAGCGCCAAGTACTTGGGTTTGCCTTCTGAAAAAACTTATATGAATCGTGGTGTTTCAGCTTGTGCGACTTGCGACGGCGCCTTCTTCCGCAATCAAGAAATCATCGTCGTTGGTGGTGGAGATACGGCAATGGAAGAAGCGCAGTTTCTGACTCGTTTTGCTTCTAAAGTTTATGTAGTTCACAGACGCGATCACTTCCGTGCTTCTAAAATTATGGCGGATAGAACGATGAAAAATCCAAAGATCCAAGTGATCTGGGATTCCGAAGTCGTCGAAGTTTTGGGTGACGGTAAATCAATGACCGGTGCTAAAGTTCACAACATCAAAACTGGTGAGACTCAGACAATGAACGTGACTGGTTTGTTCATTGCTATTGGCCACAAACCGACGACTGATTTGTTCAAAGGTATGTTGGATATGAACGAAACGGGTTACCTAGTAACTCAACCAAACACGACCTATACAAACATTCCTGGTGTATTTGCAGCCGGAGACGTGCAAGATTCAGTATATCGTCAAGCAATCACGGCAGCGGGTACAGGATGTATGGCAGCGATCGACGCCGAAAGATGGCTAGAAGCCCAAGCTCACCACTAA
- a CDS encoding 2Fe-2S iron-sulfur cluster-binding protein, whose translation MEALLKGGLPVASSCSGDGVCAKCRIQIISGAENLSPENETEKFLSETKKVPAGSRISCQVEVLGDITVDASYW comes from the coding sequence ATGGAAGCCCTGCTTAAAGGCGGGCTCCCGGTGGCGTCCAGCTGTTCTGGCGATGGGGTTTGTGCGAAATGTCGCATTCAGATAATTTCGGGAGCTGAGAATTTATCGCCCGAAAATGAGACAGAAAAGTTTCTAAGCGAAACGAAAAAGGTCCCCGCTGGCAGCCGCATCAGCTGCCAGGTTGAAGTTCTTGGGGACATTACTGTAGATGCGTCTTACTGGTGA
- the trmB gene encoding tRNA (guanine(46)-N(7))-methyltransferase TrmB codes for MTDAPISTKRRINVTTDLPHQTDYTLALNGEYSHIAFDEMRVLANKGKWRSDVFKKDESVPMDLEVGTGNGTHFAYYAQKNPNRLLVGLELKYKPLIQTIRRADKAGCRNAAVARFHAFNLTDIFVPGELDNVFIHFPDPWTSPKKPKNRFVQKLNLDILFDLQKPGSIIEFKTDSLVYFDWAMDEIRQSKYNILFETRDLHNSPIKAENFETAFEKIFLREGILINFVRLQKPHQ; via the coding sequence ATGACAGACGCTCCTATTTCCACAAAACGTAGAATCAATGTAACTACAGACCTTCCTCACCAAACGGATTACACGTTGGCGTTGAACGGTGAATATTCTCACATCGCTTTTGATGAAATGCGTGTGTTGGCAAATAAGGGAAAATGGCGTTCTGACGTTTTCAAAAAAGATGAATCTGTTCCTATGGATTTGGAAGTAGGTACGGGTAATGGAACTCACTTCGCGTATTATGCACAGAAGAATCCAAATCGTCTGCTTGTGGGTCTGGAACTAAAATACAAACCTTTGATTCAAACGATCCGTCGTGCTGACAAGGCAGGCTGCAGAAACGCGGCAGTGGCTCGGTTCCACGCTTTCAATCTGACGGATATTTTTGTTCCCGGTGAGCTGGATAATGTGTTTATTCATTTCCCAGATCCATGGACCTCTCCCAAAAAACCTAAGAATCGTTTCGTGCAAAAACTGAATTTAGATATTTTGTTCGATCTGCAAAAGCCAGGTTCGATCATTGAATTCAAAACAGACTCTTTGGTTTATTTCGATTGGGCGATGGATGAGATTCGTCAAAGCAAGTACAACATCTTGTTTGAAACTCGTGATTTGCATAACTCACCGATTAAGGCTGAAAATTTCGAGACAGCTTTCGAAAAGATCTTTTTGCGCGAAGGTATCTTGATCAACTTCGTGCGTTTGCAAAAGCCTCACCAGTAA
- a CDS encoding cation diffusion facilitator family transporter, translating into MKTLFMVTTSSTHSDKIRNRAAWVSAIASFLIFAMKVAAYRMTGSAAVLSDALESIVNVIASLVALYVIWFSAQPADREHPYGHGKAEYFSAAFEGGLIFFAALLIIYESVKALIFPKAPQQLEIGIAIVSGAAFLNFLLGIYLKRVGKAHHSDALQASGAHVLSDVITTVGVIVGLGLVLLTNIQWLDPAIAILIGLQLGWSGYKIVRESMGGLLDEISPTSLNELGEALEKNRRPGIINIHQLRIMRNGRFHHVDAHLVVPEYWDVAKVHIESQDYEKAVVRDYIFDGELAFHVDPCKKSYCTECDMPNCPIRLHPFKALRPFTVKSLTEGPPEST; encoded by the coding sequence ATGAAAACCCTCTTTATGGTCACAACTTCTTCCACTCATTCAGATAAAATTCGTAACAGAGCCGCGTGGGTTTCTGCCATCGCAAGTTTTCTGATTTTCGCAATGAAAGTGGCAGCCTATCGAATGACAGGTTCGGCTGCGGTGCTGTCCGATGCGTTGGAAAGTATCGTGAATGTGATCGCCTCCTTGGTCGCATTATACGTAATTTGGTTTTCTGCGCAGCCCGCGGATCGCGAGCATCCGTACGGGCATGGTAAGGCAGAATATTTCTCTGCCGCCTTCGAGGGCGGCTTAATTTTCTTTGCTGCTTTGCTGATTATTTATGAATCAGTGAAAGCTTTGATTTTCCCTAAAGCTCCACAGCAGTTGGAAATAGGTATTGCGATCGTTTCGGGAGCAGCTTTTCTAAATTTCCTATTGGGAATTTATCTAAAACGGGTCGGCAAAGCTCATCACTCGGATGCTCTACAGGCTAGCGGCGCCCATGTTTTGTCAGATGTGATCACCACTGTTGGGGTCATCGTTGGTTTGGGATTGGTTTTACTTACAAACATTCAGTGGCTTGATCCGGCCATTGCTATTTTGATCGGTCTGCAACTGGGATGGTCAGGTTATAAAATAGTTCGCGAGTCGATGGGTGGATTGTTGGATGAAATCAGCCCAACTTCATTGAATGAATTAGGCGAAGCTTTAGAGAAAAACCGTCGTCCTGGAATCATCAATATTCACCAGCTTCGTATCATGCGAAATGGCCGTTTCCATCACGTGGATGCCCATTTAGTGGTGCCCGAGTATTGGGATGTGGCGAAAGTTCATATTGAATCTCAGGATTACGAAAAAGCGGTGGTCAGGGATTATATTTTTGATGGGGAGCTGGCGTTTCATGTGGACCCTTGTAAAAAATCCTACTGTACAGAGTGTGATATGCCTAATTGCCCGATTCGTTTGCATCCATTTAAGGCTCTTCGTCCGTTCACAGTGAAAAGCTTGACCGAAGGGCCCCCAGAGTCTACTTAG
- a CDS encoding diguanylate cyclase, producing the protein MSGFETSNKHPKSRRILVIDDDPDSLEILLEPLRWEGYDARGVTTEGEAHKLIESWIPHVVILDWMAQSMAGLRVLRTIRERLSHVSCVFVSENSHTEAIIEALDSGADDYIVKPFVPLELLARIRSQLRIRDLHEQLLFANERLKEMVDTDDLTNLYNMRSLYQRLEFEMERARRFGRDVCVVMMDMDYFKTVNDGHDHLFGSYVLSEVGKIIRACTRNIDIPARYGGDEFLVVLTETNHEGAVHFCERLRENIEKTTFRNGEDSIKLTASLGFAITVPGENIGPKELVRRADHALYDAKRRGRNQVSYYKPEDAGNKVVEILPPSLARKKTG; encoded by the coding sequence ATGAGTGGTTTTGAAACTAGTAATAAACATCCAAAAAGTCGCCGCATTTTAGTAATCGACGACGATCCAGACAGTTTGGAAATTCTGTTGGAGCCTCTCCGTTGGGAAGGCTACGACGCGCGTGGAGTAACGACTGAAGGTGAGGCTCATAAGCTGATCGAGTCGTGGATTCCTCATGTGGTCATTTTGGATTGGATGGCGCAATCGATGGCGGGCCTTCGTGTTCTTCGCACGATCCGTGAACGTTTGTCGCATGTTTCATGTGTTTTCGTGTCTGAAAATTCTCACACCGAAGCGATCATCGAAGCCCTGGATTCAGGTGCTGACGACTATATTGTAAAGCCCTTTGTTCCTCTTGAGTTGCTAGCGCGCATTCGTTCTCAACTGCGCATTCGTGATCTTCATGAGCAGTTGTTGTTTGCGAACGAAAGACTTAAAGAAATGGTCGATACAGATGATTTAACGAATCTGTACAACATGCGCTCTCTTTACCAACGCCTTGAGTTCGAGATGGAGCGTGCAAGACGCTTTGGTCGTGACGTCTGCGTGGTGATGATGGATATGGACTATTTCAAAACCGTGAATGACGGACATGACCACTTGTTCGGAAGTTATGTGCTTTCGGAAGTGGGTAAAATCATTCGTGCTTGTACTCGTAACATTGATATTCCGGCACGCTATGGCGGTGACGAATTTCTTGTCGTGTTGACGGAGACCAACCACGAAGGCGCGGTGCATTTCTGCGAACGCTTACGTGAAAATATTGAGAAAACAACCTTCCGTAATGGCGAAGATTCTATCAAGCTAACCGCTTCGTTAGGTTTTGCAATCACGGTTCCTGGAGAAAATATTGGCCCGAAAGAGCTGGTTCGTCGTGCCGATCACGCTTTGTACGATGCCAAACGCAGAGGTCGTAATCAGGTTAGCTATTACAAACCAGAAGACGCTGGAAACAAAGTGGTGGAGATCCTTCCACCGTCTTTGGCTCGTAAGAAAACCGGCTAA